The Dreissena polymorpha isolate Duluth1 chromosome 10, UMN_Dpol_1.0, whole genome shotgun sequence genome includes a region encoding these proteins:
- the LOC127848245 gene encoding uncharacterized protein C7orf57-like has translation MTSNQNVNEAGWFYHAPARRRSEEAVGYPAMSQIPGLSEDDGPPEEPPRSLFRETDTKYIRLAKQGGRPNLLSIKENSSEPKPAVNYPRNDWFYLEDNAMEDESERKKNEIQYDFLRPEYMVHEAYKPDPASIYERPQRGPIAFDKLSVFEREPGNHATDKTVKLPEVKKPGYGVRSGKPPRRPRLKPQSAEENPGRGPRPLKFLPMPGSAASDKPKMNKLLGYAYEREWQNDLKSWQDKQEVGRTRHQQMTSILGQPDNLTQSEYTTSFGRPTAVHHSDVRRQDVEHSARPSEGKTNFAVRQTETQRLREARLQKPAEKEVFKMTRFKNIPARIDSQRPTVVS, from the exons GTTGGTTCTATCATGCCCCGGCTCGGCGTCGCTCAGAGGAAGCTGTCGGTTACCCGGCAATGTCTCAGATTCCAGGATTGTCAGAGGATGATGGACCCCCTGAGGAACCCCCTCGCTCCCTGTTCCGGGAAACAGACACCAAGTACATCCGACTTGCAAAGCAGGGAGGGCGTCCTA ACCTGCTGTCCATAAAGGAGAACTCCAGCGAACCAAAGCCAGCTGTGAATTACCCGAGGAACGACTGGTTCTATCTTGAGGACAACGCAATGGAAGATGAGTCTGAGCGTAAAAAGAACGAAAT ACAGTACGATTTCCTTCGACCAGAGTACATGGTACACGAGGCCTACAAGCCTGACCCAGCCAGCATCTACGAGCGTCCACAGAGGGGGCCCATCGCCTTTGACAAACTGTCCGTCTTCGAGCGCGAACCTGGGAACCATGCCACAGACAAGACAGTCAAGTTACCGGAAGTCAAGAAACCAG GTTACGGAGTGCGCAGTGGAAAGCCCCCTCGTCGTCCAAGGTTAAAGCCCCAGTCCGCGGAGGAAAACCCTGGACGTGGCCCTCGACCCCTGAAGTTTCTACCAAT GCCTGGTTCGGCAGCCTCTGATAAGCCCAAAATGAATAAGCTGCTGGGATACGCGTACGAGCGCGAGTGGCAGAACGACCTGAAGTCCTGGCAGGACAAACAGGAAGTGGGTCGCACACGCCACCAGCAGATGACGAGCATTCTGGGACAGCCCGACAACCTCACACAGTCTGAGTACACTACGAGCTTCGGTCGACCTACTGCGGTACATCATTCGGATGTCAGGAG ACAAGATGTTGAGCACTCAGCGCGACCCTCAGAGGGCAAAACCAATTTCGCAGTAAGACAGACAGAGACTCAGAGATTGCGTGAGGCTCGACTGCAAAAACCAGCGGAGAAAGAAGTGTTCAAGATGACCAG GTTTAAGAACATTCCGGCAAGGATAGACTCACAACGCCCAACAGTTGTCAGCTAA